CCTTTTTCCCTACTTCATTTAACACCGATGTTGGTTGAATTTTGGTTGTATCGTTTTTGTCAATATTTCTTAAGACTTTCCAAAGTTGATCTGGATTTTTCGAATTGCTATTGATCTTATTCCTGTAATACTCTGCCTTTGTTTTCGCAATCAGTTGTTTTAGAATATTATTGTATTCTTTCAATTCATGTTTCAGTAATATATTTTCTGGATTATTTTTACATGTTTTATTAAGTTTATTTTTGTGATTTATTGACTTGATTAGTCCCTTGGTGATCCATGGAGTgcgttttctttcatttcttttaAAATTGACCTTATACTCACTTTGTTCAATGAACTgtgaaaaaatcctgaaaaacatATCCATTGAGAGGTGAATGTCATCCTGATTCATAACACTACTCcatgtttcatttttgagtaattGTCTGAGTTTTTTGTAATTTACAAATTTCCTACTCTGATCattcctaacataatttttacaattttttggGAGTGAAAACTTGACTGCTACTGGTTTATGATCCGTGATCAAATGATCAACCACCATGGGACAGACAGTGTCCAACTGCAGAGAACCCCTCAACATTATATAATTATAACAAGCCTTCTCTCTAGTTGGTGAGTTTATAATTAATAAATATCCATATTCACTTAGTACGTTTAAATATTCCTCTCTAATATTTGAATCAGTCAGTAAATCTATATTTAAGTCACCAATTATTAATGATACTCTATTATTTGGCTTATTTATACTTAAAAACTCTTCTAGATCTGAGATGAACTCGGAAGGACATAGAGATGGAGTGCGGTATACAGCGAATATGTTTATACCCACAGAGTGAAGCCCCAGGCGCAAAATAATGGCATTTACCGGACCAATTTTGACTAACTCATATTCTAAATCTATACCATCTTTCACATATACTAGTATGCCATAATTTTTTTAAGATCAAATCTGTTATCCATCCTGTTCATTGGAGCTTGATAGATAATGAAAAAGACGAaattttcgtgtctgctccaaattctttattaaaaattgctacatatgtttcggcccttacaaaattagggccatcttcaggcatctgcagacaaatacaaagatgtatgaaaacagtaataaaataaaagactGCAACAGAAAAGTACATGGAAAGAGAAAACAACAGTACAAAGACAAAACAGTAAATCAACAAATATTGAGAGTCGAATTGTAAACTTAAGCAAAATAACTTACATGTTCAAAATTATAACCGAAATTATTCGTCAAGAAAAGATGAAAGTAAATATGTCAAATTATCAGGATCAACAAAGGCGAACAGAAATAGCAGAAAGAAGCGCAGAAACCACAGAAAAACACAGAAATGACTGAGTTTCTGTTGAGTGGCGAATATCGGGTTGTGTGAAGTATCAAAATTGGGAGAAAAGGGGGAAGAACGGAATCGGAGTCATCGCGATGGAAGAAAGCCGAGCAAATGCGGACAAATGAGCAGTTCAGGGAACTTTTGCTGGGTGTTCAGAAGTTTAGTTGGGGTGTTGTGTTTTGCCTTTGTGATATGTATATTCTCCAATGAGTCACATAAACTTCTGTTTCGAGGTAGAGACAGGATGCAGGGCTCCAACGAAGGAACGTGGCCGGAGTTCGAGAGGATGTGCTCCGCGAAAGTGGACTTGTTGGGGTTGTTGGTCCTAATGGCTCTGAAGTGTTCATCGATCCTTGTATTGATGCTTCTAATGGATCGGCCTATGTAGAAACTACCACAAGAACATTCCAGCCGATAGACTCCCATTCTCTCGACCGGGTCGACCTTATCCTTACCTCTGGAGTGGATTGCTCTAAGGGAGTTTTCAACTTTGAAGGATATCTGAATGTTGAACTGTTTTAGGTATTTTTGGATTCTCTCAGAAACCCCAGGAACATAAGGGATGCTcttgaaaataatgttttcatctgATATAGGGGTTAAATGGGTGTTATGTCTAATCATGATCTTATGGGAAATGCAGCGAAAAGTGTTCTGGACCAAGTTCATAGGGAAGCCATTGTTGTGTACTATTTGTAGTATAATGTATTCCGTTTCGTAATCTTCAGCGGACAATGGAGTTGTCAACAGTCTATAGAAGAAGGAACGGAAGGCGGCAAGCTTGTACTGGAGTGGATGATTTGATGAGAAAGGGATCACATGATCAGTTGTTGTGGGCTTCCTGTAGATAGAGAATTCGATCTCATCATCTCTCGAGCGCAAAAGCAAGTCTAGAAACGGAAGGGTTCCATTTGTCTGTGCTTCAACGGTGAAGGTGATTCTAGGATGCAGTGTGTTAATGAAATCTAGGAACATATCGAGGTCAGATTGATCTCCCAGGAAGATGCAAAAAATGTCGTCCACATAGCGTCTCCAAAATAGAATGTGTTTTTTGAACAAGTTATTGTCCTTGAGtttattttcaagatatttaagAAAACACTCTGCAAGCAATGGCGCCAGGGTAGATCCCATACTTAGGCCGTTTTTTTTGGATGTAAAATCGgttgttgaatttgaaaaagttcTGCTCCAGGCAAACTTTTAGTAAAGCTGAGAGAGAAGACCCAACATCGTCGCTAAGATCGGAAAAGGCCAAAAGTTGGTTGATTAATTCAGCGGCTTCAACCGGTGGAGTAGATGGGTATAAGTTGACTATATCGAAGGAGACCATGGTTGCTCCCTCGGGAAATTTGAGGTCTTTGATCTGATGTACCAGTTCTGAAGAATTTTTGATAGAGAATTCTGATCTGTAATCTAAATGGCGTTGAAAAACATCACCGAGGAAGGAAGACAAGCCGTGGGCAGTGGTGCCAACAAAGGAAACGATTGGGCGAACGGGTATGCCTGGTTTGTGGATCTTTGGCAAACTATATAACAGAGGAGTGACCGGTACAGACGAGATAAGCCAATctattttaaaattgaaaagctgcaaaatatctttattttgtTTGATGGTAGAATTTACCTTCTTAAGAAAACCAGGTATGAGATCTTTGGGGGTTCTGTCGAAATCTGTTGAATTTAGGAAGTCTTCAGTTTTGCAAATGTAATCAGACATTCTCATGATCACGGTGCAGTTGCCCTTGTAAGCTTTGGTGACCAAGAGATTTTTTACGTTGATTTTGTTCAACAATGATTTTATGACAGAGGAAGAACTCCCAAATTTTGTAGTTTGATGTCTTAAGAAGGATTTGATGATGTTAGTTGTTTCTAATGTTATGGTGGCAAAATTTTCTAATCTGCACCgattaaaaatgttttcaatatGTGAGGTGAACGAGTCTAAAAGTACAGAAGAAGGCTTGAGAGGTGCAGAACATTTAAGGCCCTGGTTAAGAAGATCTTGTTCGGCAGATGATAGTGAAATGTCGGTCATGTTTAATGTTCTTGGGTGAAATTTAAACGTCGAATATACTGTTTGGGTTGGTTGTTCAGGAATATTATGAGATCTCAAGTAGTTCAATTGAACTACAATTGAAGCTATCCAAGAAATTTCTTGGATAGCTTCTCAAAGCGTTTCTCACCCTCCAACTCCATCCTTTCCCGAGTCCTTCTCTCCAGGCAATCCCATATAGCTGGATGTAAGTTCCATATGTAATTTCCATATGTCGAGGAAAATTGCTTCTCTGAGTCTAAACTTGTGTCGGAGTTCTTGTTTTATCCAAAACCTAAGAGCAAACCTCTGTGTTGACTTAGCTGCTCTTGAGGTGTTCCCAATTTTAACCTTGGCGAATTTCGGTTGTAGACTCTCTCTTAGACATGAAGACAAAaaccatataataataataataataataataacgactTGAACGACttgacgacttgaaactcttcgcatctaccaaaaaacaaatgcaattgatgctgaaaatggtggaaggattctcggaagacatcaaaatgaagtttggactagaaaaatgtcgactgctgaacataacgagaggaaaaatagaagatggtacgttcaaactcagggaaggtgcagaaattgaagcattaaaggaagcagacacatacaagtatctaggcataaaacaggcaagaaaaatcaatcagacccagatgaagaaagaattaacggaggagttcacccgaagattgaggaggattatgaaaactggtcttaacagcaagaatctgataaaagcgattaacacctacgcttgctcggcgctgatctattcatttggtattatctcttggacgaccaccgatttagcagctttacagagaaatataaggacgatgctgactaaacacaataaacatcaccccaaaagctcaataaaacggacagagctgccacgacatcttgggggtagaggaattgttgatttttccaaccgtatgtcccaggaaattgaaggacttcgaaaatatttcttgagcaaggcagcttcgtcagaactccatcgagtagtttgtgttgctgatagttctacaccattaaagctacaacaggatcacttggaaaccgtcgaacactctgcagaaagtaaaatgcagaaactgattggcaaacctttgcatgggaggcaccagaacgaggtcaaccatgattacgtcgacatatctgcgtcgaactactggttgacttccggaaggttgtttcctgagacagagggcttcatgctcgccatccaggatcaggtgattccaacaagaaattacatgaaatacatcgccaaggatgcctcagtggcggacgatagctgtcgttatggctgtgcgacacatgaaactatccagcacatcaccgggtgatgtcagaagttcgcgggcacggagtacaagaatagacatgatgctgttgccaagattcttcaccaagaattggcactaaaacacaaacttctaacttcgaaaaaggttccttattacaattaccatccggatgctgtgctggaaaacgaacatcacaagctctactgggatcgcacggttctcacagaccggaaaataacacacaatagaccagacctcatattgctcaataaggatgaggacagagcactattcatcgacgtggcaattccaaataataacaatcttctagatgggcccactgaaaaa
The window above is part of the Coccinella septempunctata chromosome 8, icCocSept1.1, whole genome shotgun sequence genome. Proteins encoded here:
- the LOC123318272 gene encoding uncharacterized protein LOC123318272; the protein is MTDISLSSAEQDLLNQGLKCSAPLKPSSVLLDSFTSHIENIFNRCRLENFATITLETTNIIKSFLRHQTTKFGSSSSVIKSLLNKINVKNLLVTKAYKGNCTVIMRMSDYICKTEDFLNSTDFDRTPKDLIPGFLKKVNSTIKQNKDILQLFNFKIDWLISSVPVTPLLYSLPKIHKPGIPVRPIVSFVGTTAHGLSSFLGDVFQRHLDYRSEFSIKNSSELVHQIKDLKFPEGATMVSFDIVNLYPSTPPVEAAELINQLLAFSDLSDDVGSSLSALLKVCLEQNFFKFNNRFYIQKKRPKYGIYPGAIACRVFS